A genomic segment from Actinomadura hallensis encodes:
- the rimM gene encoding ribosome maturation factor RimM (Essential for efficient processing of 16S rRNA) gives MSEPLVVGRIGRAHGVRGEVVIEVRTDDPDTRFAAGTKIATDPESAGPLTVERTRWHSGRLLARFAGIGDRDAAESLRGTWLVVDPGDIPPSTDPDDFHDQELIGLTAVTTDGARVGEVTDVLHHGQDLLVIRGPAGETLVPFVAAIVPEVDVPGGRLVIDPPPGLLDPS, from the coding sequence ATGAGCGAACCGCTCGTGGTGGGACGGATCGGACGCGCACACGGGGTGCGCGGCGAGGTCGTCATCGAGGTCCGCACGGACGACCCGGACACCCGCTTCGCCGCGGGCACGAAGATCGCCACCGACCCCGAGTCCGCCGGACCCCTCACCGTCGAGCGCACCCGCTGGCACTCGGGACGCCTGCTCGCGCGCTTCGCCGGGATCGGCGACCGCGACGCCGCGGAAAGCCTGCGCGGCACCTGGCTCGTCGTCGACCCCGGCGACATCCCCCCTTCCACCGACCCGGACGACTTCCACGACCAGGAACTGATCGGCCTCACCGCCGTCACCACGGACGGCGCCCGCGTCGGCGAGGTCACCGACGTGCTGCACCACGGCCAGGACCTCCTGGTGATACGCGGGCCCGCCGGAGAGACGCTGGTCCCGTTCGTCGCGGCGATCGTCCCCGAGGTGGACGTTCCCGGGGGGCGGCTCGTGATCGACCCGCCCCCCGGGCTGCTCGACCCCTCTTGA
- the rplS gene encoding 50S ribosomal protein L19: MHTLIQEIEKAAMRTDVPDFRPGDTLKVHVRVTEGNRTRIQIFQGVVIRRQGGGARETFTVRKVSYGVGVERTFPINSPTIDRIEVVSRGDVRRAKLYYLRNLRGKAARIREKRES; the protein is encoded by the coding sequence ATGCACACCCTGATCCAGGAGATCGAGAAGGCCGCGATGCGCACCGACGTCCCGGACTTCCGTCCGGGCGACACGCTCAAGGTGCACGTGCGAGTCACCGAGGGCAACCGGACCCGGATCCAGATCTTCCAGGGCGTGGTGATCCGGCGCCAGGGCGGCGGCGCCCGCGAGACCTTCACCGTCCGCAAGGTCAGCTACGGCGTGGGCGTTGAGCGGACGTTCCCGATCAACAGCCCCACCATCGACCGGATCGAGGTCGTCAGCCGCGGCGACGTCCGCCGGGCGAAGCTCTACTACCTGCGCAACCTGCGCGGCAAGGCGGCCCGCATCCGGGAGAAGCGCGAGAGCTGA
- the trmD gene encoding tRNA (guanosine(37)-N1)-methyltransferase TrmD produces MRLDIITIFPEYFDVLDISLLGKARRAGLLDVHVHDLREWTHDRHRTVDDTPYGGGPGMVMKPEPWGEALDTLVPPQDADRPDPREPGSAHEPRPSGAAPSGKDSMAGDGATADAPPPDTAAAAASGSADSPGSPAGTSPPSQEAEASPSARVPRLIIPTPSGRPFTQADAVRYAAEPWLMFACGRYEGIDSRVAEEARTRMPVDEVSLGDFVLAGGEVAVLVMVEAIGRLLPGVLGNADSIADDSFAPGAMESLLEGPVYTKPPVWRGRAVPDVLLSGHHGAIARWRRDEALRRTARTRPELLKRLSPEKLDDRDRAVLREAGFPVDGEDVAD; encoded by the coding sequence ATGAGACTCGACATCATCACGATCTTCCCCGAGTACTTCGACGTCCTCGACATCTCCCTCCTCGGCAAGGCCCGCCGCGCCGGCCTCCTCGACGTCCACGTCCACGACCTGCGCGAATGGACCCACGACCGGCACCGCACGGTCGACGACACCCCGTACGGCGGCGGCCCCGGCATGGTCATGAAGCCGGAACCCTGGGGCGAGGCCCTCGACACCCTGGTCCCGCCCCAGGACGCGGACCGGCCCGATCCCCGCGAACCCGGCTCCGCCCACGAACCCCGGCCCTCAGGCGCGGCCCCGTCCGGCAAGGACTCCATGGCCGGCGACGGGGCGACCGCGGACGCGCCGCCCCCCGACACGGCCGCCGCCGCGGCTTCGGGCAGCGCGGATTCGCCGGGGAGCCCGGCCGGCACGAGCCCTCCATCACAGGAAGCGGAGGCCTCGCCGTCCGCCCGGGTCCCGCGGCTGATCATTCCCACGCCGAGCGGACGGCCGTTCACGCAGGCCGACGCCGTGCGGTACGCCGCCGAGCCCTGGCTGATGTTCGCGTGCGGCCGCTACGAGGGCATCGACTCCCGCGTCGCCGAGGAGGCCCGCACCCGCATGCCCGTCGACGAGGTCAGCCTCGGCGACTTCGTCCTCGCGGGCGGGGAGGTCGCCGTCCTCGTCATGGTGGAGGCGATCGGGCGCCTCCTGCCCGGCGTCCTCGGCAACGCCGACTCGATCGCCGACGACTCCTTCGCCCCCGGCGCCATGGAATCGCTGCTGGAGGGCCCCGTCTACACCAAGCCGCCCGTCTGGCGCGGCCGCGCCGTCCCCGACGTCCTCCTGTCGGGACATCACGGCGCCATCGCCCGCTGGAGACGCGACGAGGCCCTGCGCCGCACCGCTCGCACCCGCCCCGAGCTGCTGAAACGCCTCTCCCCGGAGAAACTCGACGATCGGGACCGCGCCGTCCTGCGCGAGGCCGGTTTTCCGGTTGACGGCGAAGATGTGGCAGACTAG
- the rpsP gene encoding 30S ribosomal protein S16, which translates to MAVKIKLKRLGKIRNPQYRIIIADARAKRDGRAIEEIGLYQPKQEPSLIQIDSERVQYWLGVGAQPTEPVLNLLKITGDWQKFKGLPGAEGRLKAAEPKPDRKAVFEAAVKESMGDTTAEAATPAGKGGKKKSEPKKSEAQKSEAKAAENTEAKSEG; encoded by the coding sequence GTGGCAGTCAAGATCAAGCTCAAGCGTCTGGGGAAGATCCGGAACCCGCAGTACCGGATCATCATCGCCGACGCCCGCGCCAAGCGCGACGGGCGCGCCATCGAGGAGATCGGGCTCTACCAGCCCAAGCAGGAGCCGTCCCTCATCCAGATCGACTCCGAGCGGGTGCAGTACTGGCTCGGCGTCGGCGCGCAGCCGACCGAGCCCGTCCTCAACCTGCTCAAGATCACCGGCGACTGGCAGAAGTTCAAGGGCCTGCCGGGGGCCGAGGGCCGGCTCAAGGCCGCCGAGCCCAAGCCCGACCGCAAGGCCGTCTTCGAGGCCGCCGTCAAGGAGTCGATGGGCGACACGACCGCCGAGGCCGCGACGCCCGCCGGCAAGGGCGGCAAGAAGAAGTCCGAGCCGAAGAAGTCCGAGGCCCAGAAGTCCGAGGCCAAGGCCGCCGAGAACACCGAAGCTAAGAGCGAGGGCTGA
- the lepB gene encoding signal peptidase I encodes MRSEAEGAVPEEKEPVDSAEETAGDEPDEDDGKSKKKQGSFWKELPILIVVAVVLALVIKAFVVQAFYIPSGSMENTLQVGDRVLVNKLVYYKRDVARGDVIVFNGLDSWDPEVQVNEPGNPLSKLLRAIGTAFGVAPTEKDYIKRVIGLPGDHVKCCDAQGRITVNGVPLDESSYLYTDPITRERNKPSNDPFEVTVREGQLWVMGDHRELSYDSRSHRGDPGGGTIPVDRVIGRAFVVVWPLDRLGTLPIPDTFKQPALEKPAAAALPATPYALGFLCTLPIAYVRHRHHKNPHRRKQPQ; translated from the coding sequence GTGCGATCCGAAGCCGAGGGCGCGGTGCCCGAGGAGAAGGAACCCGTGGACTCGGCCGAGGAGACCGCGGGCGACGAGCCCGACGAGGACGACGGCAAGAGCAAGAAGAAACAGGGCTCCTTCTGGAAGGAGCTGCCGATCCTCATCGTGGTCGCCGTCGTCCTGGCACTCGTCATCAAGGCGTTCGTGGTCCAGGCGTTCTACATCCCGTCCGGCTCCATGGAGAACACCCTCCAGGTCGGCGACCGCGTCCTCGTCAACAAGCTCGTCTACTACAAGCGCGACGTCGCCCGGGGCGACGTCATCGTCTTCAACGGCCTCGACTCCTGGGACCCGGAGGTCCAGGTCAACGAGCCGGGCAACCCCCTCTCCAAGCTGCTGCGCGCGATCGGCACCGCCTTCGGCGTGGCGCCCACCGAGAAGGACTACATCAAGCGCGTCATCGGCCTCCCGGGCGACCACGTCAAGTGCTGCGACGCCCAGGGCCGCATCACCGTCAACGGCGTCCCGCTGGACGAGAGCTCGTACCTCTACACCGACCCGATCACGCGTGAGCGCAACAAGCCCTCCAACGACCCCTTCGAGGTCACTGTCAGGGAGGGCCAGCTGTGGGTCATGGGCGACCACCGTGAACTCTCCTACGACTCCCGCTCGCACCGCGGCGACCCCGGCGGCGGAACCATCCCCGTCGACCGCGTGATCGGCCGCGCCTTCGTCGTCGTCTGGCCCCTGGACCGCCTCGGCACTCTCCCGATCCCCGACACCTTCAAGCAACCCGCCCTCGAGAAGCCCGCCGCCGCGGCCCTCCCCGCAACCCCCTACGCCCTGGGCTTCCTCTGCACCCTCCCCATCGCCTACGTGCGCCACCGCCACCACAAGAACCCACACCGCCGCAAACAACCCCAATAA
- a CDS encoding RNA-binding protein produces MLEEALEHLVRGIVENPDDVRVRARRIRGGRVLEVRVHPEDLGKVIGRSGRTAKALRTVISALSGGRYVRVDLLDVNEVR; encoded by the coding sequence GTGCTCGAAGAAGCGCTCGAGCACCTGGTCCGCGGGATCGTGGAGAACCCGGACGACGTCCGGGTCCGCGCCCGGCGGATCAGGGGCGGCCGGGTCCTCGAGGTGCGCGTGCACCCCGAGGACCTCGGGAAGGTCATCGGCCGCAGCGGACGCACCGCCAAGGCCCTCCGCACGGTGATCAGCGCCCTCTCCGGGGGCCGCTACGTGCGCGTCGACCTCCTCGACGTCAACGAGGTCCGCTGA